In a genomic window of Acropora muricata isolate sample 2 chromosome 2, ASM3666990v1, whole genome shotgun sequence:
- the LOC136906682 gene encoding uncharacterized protein translates to MRFLLVSITLVCADLHFSCLGSKTSGNQNTCSTPNSPININIQAKGEKGEKGDTGEKSEKGGSTPCKCVLQDKKKPSAHIEGNQRAVTYRGVIVIKDWSQNAPNSHLVGGMTYRDGKLTVPISGRYFIYAQSYYYNNNGRIYIRVNSKIVTMISPMKSSNSEGSLYTGGVFTLKAGDVITMTTASWPTSITKVWMGTFHCFMGAFLI, encoded by the exons ATGAGGTTTCTTTTAGTCTCTATAACTTTGGTTTGCGCTGACTTGCACTTTTCCTGCCTTGGGAGTAAAACATCTGGAAATCAA AACACTTGCTCGACTCCGAACTCTCCGATCAACATCAACATTCAAGCCAAG GGAGAAAAGGGCGAGAAAGGGGACACTGGagaaaaaagcgaaaaaggAGGATCGACACCGTGCAAGTGTGTGTTGCAG GATAAAAAGAAACCCTCAGCACATATTGAGGGCAATCAAAGAGCTGTGACCTATAGGGGAGTGATAG TTATCAAAGACTGGTCTCAAAATGCCCCCAACAGCCATCTCGTCGGCGGTATGACGTATCGAGATGGAAAACTTACCGTTCCTATCTCTGGTCGCTACTTTATATACGCCCAGAGCTACTACTACAACAACAATGGGAGGATTTACATCCGTGTGAACAGCAAAATCGTAACCATGATATCTCCGATGAAATCATCAAACAGCGAGGGTTCCCTGTACACAGGTGGAGTGTTCACATTGAAAGCTGGTGACGTCATCACAATGACTACCGCATCATGGCCGACTTCCATCACCAAAGTATGGATGGGAACATTTCATTGCTTCATGGGAGCATTTTTGATTTGA